The Thalassophryne amazonica chromosome 8, fThaAma1.1, whole genome shotgun sequence genome includes a window with the following:
- the tph1a gene encoding tryptophan 5-hydroxylase 1a, which yields MYSNKIEGPRRGRSFDSMNIGFEEKLLNNEINKSTFTKIEENTEKNNTSEKGRATIIFSLKNEVGGLVKALKLFQENHVNLVHIESRKSKRRNSEFEIFVDCDSNHEQLNEIIHLLRKHVNIVEMEPPDNSCLHEEDTYNVPWFPKKISDLDKCANRVLMYGSELDADHPGFKDNVYRKRRKYFADLAMAYKHGDPIPRIEFTVEEVKTWGVVHRELNKLYPTHACREYLKNLPLLSKYCECREDNIPQLEDVSRFLRERTGFTIRPVAGYLSPRDFLAGLAFRVFHCTQYVRHSSDPLYTPEPDTCHELLGHVPLLAEPSFAQFSQEIGLASLGASDDSVQKLATCYFFTVEFGLCKQEGQLRAYGAGLLSSVSELKHALSGNARITPFDPKVTSKQECIITTFQDVYFVSDSFEEAKVKMREFAKTIKRPFTVRYNPYTQSVDVLKDTPSINSVVDELRHELDLVSDALNRLNKHLGV from the exons ATAAACAAATCGACCTTCACAAAAATTGAAGAGAATACAGAAAAGAATAATACATCTGAGAAAGGAAGAGCAACCATCATCTTTTCTCTGAAGAATGAAGTGGGAGGTCTTGTGAAGGCACTCAAACTCTTCCAA GAAAATCATGTTAACCTTGTACACATAGAGTCCAGAAAATCTAAAAGACGCAACTCTGAGTTTGAAATCTTTGTTGACTGTGACAGCAACcatgaacaactgaatgaaatcATTCATCTCCTCCGTAAGCATGTAAACATAGTGGAGATGGAGCCTCCAGATAACTCCTGTCTACATGAGGAAG ACACATATAATGTACCATGGTTCCCAAAGAAGATTTCAGACTTGGACAAGTGTGCTAACCGTGTCCTGATGTATGGCTCTGAGCTGGACGCTGACCATCCG GGGTTCAAGGACAATGTGTACAGGAAAAGGAGGAAGTATTTTGCAGATCTTGCCATGGCCTACAAACA TGGGGATCCTATTCCTCGTATTGAGTTCACTGTGGAGGAAGTGAAGACTTGGGGAGTCGTACACAGGGAGCTCAACAAGCTGTACCCCACCCACGCCTGTCGAGAGTACTTAAAGAACTTGCCCCTGCTCTCCAAATACTGTGAATGTCGGGAGGACAACATTCCTCAACTGGAAGATGTCTCACGCTTCCTCAGAG AACGTACCGGCTTTACCATTAGGCCTGTTGCGGGTTACCTCTCCCCTCGTGACTTCCTAGCTGGTTTGGCTTTTCGTGTTTTCCACTGTACCCAGTATGTGCGCCACAGCTCAGACCCATTATACACCCCAGAGCC aGACACATGCCACGAGCTGCTGGGTCACGTCCCATTGCTAGCAGAACCTAGTTTCGCCCAGTTTTCTCAGGAGATTGGCCTTGCTTCACTTGGGGCCTCAGATGACTCAGTCCAGAAACTAGCCACA TGCTATTTCTTTACGGTGGAGTTTGGCTTATGCAAACAGGAAGGGCAGCTACGAGCATATGGAGCAGGCCTGCTATCATCCGTCAGTGAGCTTAAG CATGCACTCTCTGGTAATGCACGGATAACGCCTTTTGACCCTAAAGTTACATCCAAACAAGAATGCATCATCACAACATTTCAGGATGTCTACTTTGTATCAGACAGCTTTGAGGAAGCCAAAGTCAAGATGAG AGAATTTGCCAAGACCATCAAGCGTCCCTTCACAGTACGCTACAACCCTTACACCCAGAGCGTGGACGTGCTAAAAGATACTCCCAGCATCAACAGTGTGGTGGACGAGCTTCGGCATGAGCTTGACCTCGTCAGTGACGCCCTCAACCGACTCAACAAGCACCTGGGTGTCTGA